ACTGAATCGGTGCCCCCCAAGCTCTATGGCGGCACCGAACGTGTCGTTTCTTACATCACCGAGGCCCTCGTCGATCTCGGACACGATGTCACGCTGTTCGCAAGCGGCGACTCGAAAACCAGCGCAAAACTCGAGGCGGTCTGGCCGCGCGCGTTGCGGCTCGATCCCGGCATTCGCGACCGGATCGCACCGCATATGTTGCTGATGGAACTCGTGCGACGCCGCGCCGAAGAGTTCGACGTCCTGCACTTCCATATGGACTACTACTCGTTTTCGCTCTTCAAGCGACAGGACACGCCATTCGTGACGACGCTGCACGGCCGGCTCGATCTGCCCGAGCAGCAGCCTGTCTTCGATACTTTCGGTACGGCGCCGGTCATCTCGATCTCGAACGCCCAGCGCCACCCGATGCCGCAGGCGAAATGGCTGAAGACGGTTTATCACGGGCTGCCCGAGCAGCTCTATACGCCGCAGCCGGTCGAGCAGAAGTACCTCGCCTTCCTAGGCCGCATTTCACCCGAAAAGCGCGTCGACACGGCGATCCGCATTGCAGCGCACTGCGGGCTGCCGATCCGCGTTGCCGCGAAGATCGACGCCGCCGACCGCGAATATTTCGAACGCGAGATCAAGCCGCTGTTCGATCTGCCGCATGTCGAGTTCGTCGGCGAAATCGCCGATGAGCAAAAGGCCGATTTCCTATCAGGCGCGCATGCGCTGCTCTTTCCGGTCGATTGGCCCGAGCCTTTCGGTCTCGTGATGATCGAGGCGATGGCATGCGGCACGCCGGTCATCGCGTTCAATCGCGGGTCGGTCCCGGAAGTGGTCGACGAGGGCATCTCGGGCTTCATCGTCGAGGACGAAATCAGCGCCGTGGCCGCCGTCAACCGTCTTCACACGCTGCCGCGTGCG
The sequence above is a segment of the Trinickia acidisoli genome. Coding sequences within it:
- a CDS encoding glycosyltransferase family 4 protein produces the protein MKIAQIAPLTESVPPKLYGGTERVVSYITEALVDLGHDVTLFASGDSKTSAKLEAVWPRALRLDPGIRDRIAPHMLLMELVRRRAEEFDVLHFHMDYYSFSLFKRQDTPFVTTLHGRLDLPEQQPVFDTFGTAPVISISNAQRHPMPQAKWLKTVYHGLPEQLYTPQPVEQKYLAFLGRISPEKRVDTAIRIAAHCGLPIRVAAKIDAADREYFEREIKPLFDLPHVEFVGEIADEQKADFLSGAHALLFPVDWPEPFGLVMIEAMACGTPVIAFNRGSVPEVVDEGISGFIVEDEISAVAAVNRLHTLPRARVRQRFEERFTSHHMARQYVDAYQSVIRAQKRSRFKIIDSASGEGASRG